A genome region from Eurosta solidaginis isolate ZX-2024a chromosome 2, ASM4086904v1, whole genome shotgun sequence includes the following:
- the LOC137242646 gene encoding uncharacterized protein, with the protein MITTYTYVHRLTVATILLLLLSHVNAGGYHYNPPTPQSTPLHAVINTNSGHYFAPIPTTAPLPPVPSIPPLPKAPARTQPQVQTVVHVHQNPPRQQRPQVGHTASSVQLPANFNTGYNYLRPASPHAPSQAPLIGFQFTPSTASAPSGPPLRIPFGKQPIISYVGDPDDKIYEVNGRQLKQYAVVEFVDNDISQDTKPFLTQSFVNNYRALVGASGTGAIAPLPSSMQLASTANVILLEQQRLAQQGSSAGRRGDTIALGSGGIGFVRLPDGTISLGSGSLNFVTAQQHLEDLRNARTRSELQRDALHFGHGPFEEPSNRFLFK; encoded by the coding sequence ATGATTACTACATACACATACGTTCACAGATTGACAGTTGCCACAATATTATTGCTCCTCTTAAGTCACGTAAATGCTGGCGGATATCACTACAATCCACCTACACCACAATCAACACCTTTACACGCTGTCATCAACACCAACTCTGGACACTACTTTGCACCAATACCAACCACAGCGCCTTTGCCACCAGTGCCATCCATACCACCACTACCTAAAGCTCCTGCTCGGACGCAACCACAAGTGCAAACAGTCGTACACGTGCATCAAAATCCGCCACGTCAACAACGTCCACAAGTTGGGCATACAGCATCCTCCGTACAACTTCCTGCTAATTTCAATACAGGTTACAACTATTTACGACCTGCTTCACCACATGCACCTAGCCAAGCTCCGCTAATTGGTTTTCAATTTACGCCATCGACTGCTTCTGCACCTTCTGGTCCTCCATTACGTATACCATTTGGCAAACAACCCATTATCAGCTATGTTGGAGATCCTGATGATAAAATTTATGAAGTAAATGGACGCCAGTTGAAGCAATATGCTGTTGTGGAATTCGTTGATAATGATATCTCGCAAGATACCAAACCATTCCTCACACAATCTTTTGTTAATAATTATCGCGCATTAGTTGGTGCATCCGGTACAGGTGCTATTGCACCATTACCCTCGTCTATGCAATTGGCTTCGACGGCGAATGTTATTTTGCTGGAGCAACAGCGTTTAGCACAACAGGGTTCTAGCGCTGGTAGACGGGGTGACACCATTGCTTTGGGCTCAGGTGGCATAGGATTTGTACGTTTGCCTGATGGTACGATATCTTTGGGTTCGGGTTCGTTGAATTTTGTTACCGCACAACAACACTTAGAAGATTTGAGAAATGCTCGTACACGCTCTGAGCTACAACGTGATGCATTGCATTTTGGTCATGGACCATTTGAGGAGCCGAGTAATCGATTTCTTTTTAAGTGA